AACGCAGGCAACCATTCTTTGGGAAATTCTGGTAATTCCCATGCCCAAAAGCCAATATTGTACTTATCTTTAAAATATTCAGGACTAGTAGAACTGATAAAAGTATTAATCATATCCACATTTACCTGAATAATATTTATCACATAAGGATTATCATTAGCAAAATCTGTGTAGGAATAATCCATCTTCCTATGCATGGTGTTAAAAGTACAATTATTAATAACAAAAGGAATTCCTACTGCCTCAATAGCTCTTATCGTTCCTCTGACTCCTTCACCTAGTCCAAATTCACTGTTAACATAACCTGAAATATTCACACCAAAATTATTGCTAAAGGTATTGTTGCTAATTTCAGGTTTGAAGTTCATATTTTTCTCCTAAAATATCGGATTACGGCAGTTAGGTGTACACAACTATGTACCCCTACCAGTTTTAGATAATTATCCACAGATACACACAGATAAATACATAGCATAGATGATAAAGCAGCAAACTGATACATTAAAACAGTAGCTGCAAGACAAAATTAAATTTATAAAACTATTACTTGTTACTCAATTCTTTCAAATCATGATCAACCATTAGCTGCACCATCTGTTCAAAGGAATACTGGGGCTTCCAACCTAATTCAGCTTTAATTTTATAAACGCAACCGACTAGTTCTATAGGCTCATCTGGACGGTAAAATACAGGATCAACAGATACATAATCATCCCAGTTCAAATCTAAATAGTTAAAGGCACATTCTACCAGTTCTCGCACCGAATGAGTTTCACCACTAGCTATGATATAGTCATCTGCTTTACTTTGCTGCAACATCAACCACATTGCATGTACTGCATCTTTGGCGTAGCACCAGTCACGACGTGCATCTAAATTACCAAGTTTTAATTCTTGGGCTAAACCTAGTTTAATCATTGCCGCAGTGTGGGTAACTTTGCGAAAGACAAACTCTGTACCGCGACGAGGAGATTCATGGGTGTAGGTGATCCCACAGCAACCAAAAAGATTGTACTTTTGCCGATAGTTGACTGTCATCCAATGAGCGTAAGCTTTGGCAACACCATAAGGGTTGCGTGGACGAAAAGCAGTACGTTCGGTTTGGGGTGATTCATCCGGTTGCCCAAAAACTTCGCTACTGGAAGCTTGGTAAAATTTAGCATCAGGTTTACAGCGCCGAATCGCTTCTAAGAGGCGCGATACCCCTAAGGCAGTGTATTCCGCAGTCAGCGCTGGTTGTGTCCAAGACAGGGGAACATAACTTTGGGATGCAAGGTTATATATCTCATCTGGTTGACACTCAGTCACCACATCCATCAGCGAAGACTGATCTAACAAGTCACCGGATACAATTTGAATTCGGTTAGACAAATGACTAATGCGTTCTAGGTTACTTGTGCTAGAACGGCGGACTAGGCCGAATACTTGGTAGCCTTTATCTAAAAGGAGTTCGGCCAGATAAGAACCGTCTTGTCCAGTTAATCCGGTAATTAGGGCTTTTTTGGTCATGGCTGTAACTTATTTTATTTTTGCCAGACTACTAATATGACCCCGATTATAATAAAGCTCAAGCCTGTGAGACACATCAGTGATATCGTCGCCTCCTGGCGTTACAGAAGAATTAATTTCTTAACTTGCATTACTCTACTAATTGCGAGGCTATACAACTTACCTGCAATCTCATAGGAAGAATAATTAGCACTAAAAAAAGCTGCATTCTTACCTAGCTGTTTTCTAGCTGCTGGATTACGCATCAATTCTTCTAAATAAGCTACTAACAGTGGAACTTCTAAATCACCTACATCTACCTTCCAACATATAGAATCTGGTAACTCAGAAAATTGTTGGTAGTCGCTCACAATACAAGCTTTACCATAGCTAAATGCCTTCATCAAAACGCCAGAAGATTCACCTAGACTTGGATATCTAAGATTGAGAATAATGTCACTCATCTTTATACAGTGATCAAAATCTTCATCACTCAAATAACCACTGATTATTACATTATTTGAAATACCTAATGTCTCAATTTTCTCTTCTATCCTAAGAGAAGGTTCGAGCAACTCACCGCCTATAAACAACTGAATGGGATAACCCAGGTCAATCAGTATCTTGATAGCTTCTAAAATAGTAGGTATACGTTTAAGTACATTAACAAAACCAAAAGTAGAAATAAGAAAATTCTTCTCTGAAATACCAAAACGTTTTTTTAACGCAATTACATCATCTTCTATATTAAAAACAGTTTTATATACAGAGCCATGAGGAATGACGAAAATATTTTTAATTTCTTGCAGTTGCTCCTTTACCCACTGGCTATGAACGATAGTGGCAATACTTCGCTTCACTAAAGCATGGGATAAAGGAAATGTCCATATATTCGGATTAATTCTTTTAAATTTGACATCATCATAACTAGATGCTCCTTGCTCACCATATCCTTCTCTTAATGCATCTGCATATAAATACTCATCTTTTGTATTTAAAAATGCATCTGCTAGAAAGGGATGAATATTTAATTCATGAAGTACCACAATACCAGGATACTGCCATGCCATTCGGTAAATTTCTTGATGAAATTTAGTGTTATTGCCAATATGGTAGACAATACAGTCATATTTATCTACATCTTTGGGTAGTGCAGATATATTCTTGAGTGGTAATTCTAATGTATCGGTTCTACACTCTTGTTCATTATCTACATAAAGAGTAATGTCTGCATACTCTTTCAGGTAACGAACAATTTCATAACTATAGTTTGCAATACCTGAGCGTTGAGGAGGCCAGGGTGATACATAAGCAATTTTGTAGTAGTTTAATTTTTCTGAGGTATTTACATCAAATAAAGTGTTGGTAAATAATCTAAAGTAGTTTGCAGTAGTTTTAGACCATGTAAATTCTTTTGCATGTTGGATATAATCTTGTTGCCTGCTTTGATTGTTAGCGCGATCGCAAAGAGCTTTCTTCAAAGCAATAGCCATATCTTTTGGATCATCTGGCGAACAATAGTAAGCTAAATCTCCTGCAACTTCTGGAATCGATGAAACATTGGTAGTTACAACTGGT
Above is a genomic segment from Fischerella sp. JS2 containing:
- a CDS encoding glycosyltransferase, which gives rise to MRFLIDGQTLSTPEIHRGIGVVFKQICEQLVLHDISKEWLITVRDRSDLKHFSHAVQKRLIPIIVNESLNQDDYINQTKHYSQLLNQVVTELKIDAYWVPNPLMVNVVLPTDLSNVTIFATIYDLIPLLMPDYYIAKWPDHIKAEYKRRIEILPTWADKLIFISESAKKDYEKIDPRVANKSLAIPLAVDHTKFWSYISPRDKSQEPYILFTGGFDPRKNMYAALEAFSYLVKDNYQEFNNLKFYVVCAYNEQEKRDYEHFAAKLGVLDKLVLTGYVKDEELITLYRQASIFFFPSRYEGFGLPVLEALACGLPVVTTNVSSIPEVAGDLAYYCSPDDPKDMAIALKKALCDRANNQSRQQDYIQHAKEFTWSKTTANYFRLFTNTLFDVNTSEKLNYYKIAYVSPWPPQRSGIANYSYEIVRYLKEYADITLYVDNEQECRTDTLELPLKNISALPKDVDKYDCIVYHIGNNTKFHQEIYRMAWQYPGIVVLHELNIHPFLADAFLNTKDEYLYADALREGYGEQGASSYDDVKFKRINPNIWTFPLSHALVKRSIATIVHSQWVKEQLQEIKNIFVIPHGSVYKTVFNIEDDVIALKKRFGISEKNFLISTFGFVNVLKRIPTILEAIKILIDLGYPIQLFIGGELLEPSLRIEEKIETLGISNNVIISGYLSDEDFDHCIKMSDIILNLRYPSLGESSGVLMKAFSYGKACIVSDYQQFSELPDSICWKVDVGDLEVPLLVAYLEELMRNPAARKQLGKNAAFFSANYSSYEIAGKLYSLAISRVMQVKKLILL
- a CDS encoding GDP-mannose 4,6-dehydratase yields the protein MTKKALITGLTGQDGSYLAELLLDKGYQVFGLVRRSSTSNLERISHLSNRIQIVSGDLLDQSSLMDVVTECQPDEIYNLASQSYVPLSWTQPALTAEYTALGVSRLLEAIRRCKPDAKFYQASSSEVFGQPDESPQTERTAFRPRNPYGVAKAYAHWMTVNYRQKYNLFGCCGITYTHESPRRGTEFVFRKVTHTAAMIKLGLAQELKLGNLDARRDWCYAKDAVHAMWLMLQQSKADDYIIASGETHSVRELVECAFNYLDLNWDDYVSVDPVFYRPDEPIELVGCVYKIKAELGWKPQYSFEQMVQLMVDHDLKELSNK